CCCTTAATCACCCCGCTTCCTCCTCGCCATACCTCTGTAAAGCGGGTGCAAATATAGAAGGTTTATTTTAAAAACACCAAAAATAATATCATCTTTTTAAACTTTTTTTTCATTAAAATATAACTCCGTGCGAATTAATAATTTACAACGTTAAGTATTCTAGTAATTGTAATGAAAAATCAAATTTCTATTAATAAATTGTATCATATAGATGAAATCTGATTTCAAATTATCAGAAAAAGGGCTAAAAAAAAAGCGAGATGAAAAATCACCTCGCCTCTTCGATTCTATTTTTATCAATCTATTTTACTGGAACAGCTTTCAAAACTTCAACTAAGAAATCCCAAAATTTATTTACTGTTTCGATATTTACTCTCTCATCTGGTGAGTGCGGTGAACGGATAGTTGGTCCAAAAGAGATCATATCCCAGTTTGGATAAGCACCACCCAGCAATCCACACTCTAATCCAGCATGTATGGCTTTAACTTCAGGAGTTTTTCCGTATTTCTTCTTATAAACATCTTGCATCACTGTTAAAATAGGTGACTTAGGATTTGGTTTCCAACCGGGATATGCTCCAGTTAAAAGAACCTCTGCGCCTGCTAGTTCAAAAACAGCAGATACTTTATCACCCAAAGCCTCCTTGGAAGAATCTACAGAACTACGGAGTAAACACTGTGCATAGATATTGGTGTTATCGCTATAAACCCGTGCAAGGTTGTTTGAAGTTTCAACTAATCCTGGAACAGAATCGCTCATACGAACAACTCCATTGGGACAACCAAATGCAGCGCGAATTAAATTGAACTGTGTCTTATCGTCGATAAGTGTAGATGGAATAGTGGTTTTCTCCGCAACAAACGACAAAGAAGGTTCGGTCATTGAAAACTCAGACTTATATATATTAAGGTATGTAGTAACGGATTTTTCAAATTCGCTTGCTTTAGCTGATGGAACAACAACTACTGCAAAAGCCTCGCGTGGGATTGCATTTCTTAAACTACCACCATCAATTGATGCTATACGTAAACCAAAACTCTTTTCAGCGTGATACATGAATCGGAAAAGCAATTTAATTGAGTTTCCTCTTCCTAAAATGATATCTAATCCCGAATGCCCACCCTTTAATCCAGTTATGGAAAGTTTATAAGCACCCATTCCTGCTGGAACTGGAGTTGATTTATATGGGAATTTTATATTCGCATCTAATCCTCCTGCGCAACCAACATACAATTCTCCCTCATCCTCAGAATCAAGATTCATAAGAATATCCCCTTTAAGAAGGCCTGATTTAAGACCAAAAGCACCAGTCATACCAGTCTCCTCGTCAATAGTGAATAGCCCTTCAATAGGGCCATGCACTAGATCTTTTGCTTCTAAAATTGCGAGAGTAGCGGCAACTCCAATTCCATTATCAGCACCAAGTGTAGTACCTTTGGCTTTTACCCACTCACCATCAACATATGCATCAATAGGATCTTTCTCAAAATCATGCTGTTTATCAATATTTTTTTGAGGAACCATGTCTAAATGTCCTTGTAGAACCACTCCTTTGCGATTCTCCATACCTGAAGTTGCCGGTTTACGGACTATAACGTTTCCTACTTCGTCAACAATGACCTCTAATTTTAAATCTTGGGCAAATTTTTTAATAAACTCAATTGAAGCCTGTTCTTTACCAGAAGGTCTTGGTATCTGCGTAAGGTTATAGAAATGTTTCCATAAAGCCTTAGGTTCAAGGTTTTGAATCTCTTTACTCATAGTTATTTATATTATATTGGTTTAGTTTTAACTTCGCCAAAAGGCCAATAAAGGTATCGATATTTAGGTAAAACACAAAATTGACTTGATATGAAAGGTACACAACATTTTACAATTTGTTATGTTATTAGGTAGACCACATTCACTTATTTGTATATTTGTAATCGTATCTTATTTGATAAATACGAAGCATACATATAAGTTTGTATTCATTGAGATATGATTAATATATTGGATTTCAATAATAAGGAATAGAAGGTTTTATTACAATAAATTTAATTTGAACAACATTTATAGCAAACTATTTGATAATTTTAATAACATGAAAAAGACTTTAATTTTATATTTTCTCTTTGCTACTATTAGCTTCAATGCTCTTGCACAAACAGAATCCTCTAAGGTAAAATGGTATACTATTGAGGAGGCCTTAAAACTTAATGAAAAGAATCCAAAGAAGATATTTATTGATGTATTTACCGATTGGTGTGGATGGTGTAAAACGATGGATAAGAATACTTTCAGTCATCCTGTTATTGCCGAATATCTTAATAAATTCTACTATCCCGTTAAATTTAACGCTGAGTCGAAAAAGGATATTACTTATAAAGGCACTGTTTATAAAAACAATGGGACAGAGACAAGATCTCCACATGAATTTGCTGCTGCATTATTAAATGGACAACTATCCTACCCTTCTGTTGTATATATGGATGGAGATAGTAAGCTGTTAACGGCTGTTCCAGGATATAATACGCCCACTGACATTGAACCTATTCTGGTTTTCTTTGCCGAGGATTACTACAAAACTACTAAGTGGGAGGATTTTAAAGCCAAATTTGTAAGTAAAATTAAGTAGTTTCCAAAAGTTTAGAACTATTTAAGTCTAAATCACAAAAAACATTTAACACGGAGTTAATAGAGTAAAGAACACCGAGTAACATTGAGTGGAAATGGCTAAAAGCCATTTCTGTTCTTTTCGTTCTTGGAATTGTTTAAGTGGCATTTATGGTTTTAGAACTCAATAAGACTAGAATCCTTAATCATAAATTTAATAGGCATTCTCACAATTGGCCCGTACTGGCAAATAGAAATACGGCGGGTAAATATATCACTCTTTCCATCAGAGATTTTAATGTTGGCTGTTATTGGAATTCTATAATAAATCACATCTTTTATTGGTTTATTCTTCTCAAAGCCTATGTTTTTAAATAAGGGTTCGTAGGTTTCTGGTATAGATTCTGGCTCACTCTTAAGTAAATAAGGGTTACCACTTAGGTCGGATGAGGGGAGAATTCCTTTGGATACTGAAAATCTAAAAATAATCGAGGTTTCGCCATCGGATTGGTTTGGTATATATTCATAGTAGGAAACTGCATTCTCAGAATATGATTTCCCTATAAAAAGGCTCAGATACTCCTGTTCCAATCGGTTGATCTCATTCAAGGCAATCTTTAATCCTTCGCCATTTAAGTTATGATCAGCATCAACAGATAGAAAATCGGAACGTCGCTTACGGAGAGAGAAGATAAAATCGGCAGCATCGCGAGCTTTCTCCTCTATATTCTTCTCAACAATCATGTCTTTTTGCACTGGGACTCTAACAAAAACACTATCGCGTTGCACCTTGTTATAAAAGGTAGTTTTCTCAGATGCAATAAATGGCTGGGTTGAAAGATCTGTATAGGCAATATCATTGATTTGGTCGTTACCCATTTGGGTTTTTATTGATGCTGAGTTAACCCCAAGTCCACTTATTGGTAATATTAAACCACTACTGTACAGTTTTAAAAAATCTACTTTAGAATCGTCGCTTGGCGTGGCTGCAAAAAGCGATGTTGGATCGGATTCAATCACGGAAACCACATCAATATTAGTGATCTTCCATTCTTCCGCCTTTTTTAAAGGAACATCAGCTATTCCTAAGTATTTCTGCGCAAACTTTCCGAAAGGGCCAGGAATAACAACATTTTTAATAGCCTCAACCTTTATTCTCAAAACAGTGCGAGGTAGGGCATATATTAATCCTTTGGTATTAAGACTAGTTGCCATATCGGCAGGGGTAACCTGAATTGGTTTTTTGCTGCACGATAGTATAAGGGCAACTAAAAATATCAACGTAATTTTCTTAGTCATTCTTTGATTTTTCGGTTAGTTGAAATGCTTTACCAAGATAAGATATTATATCTGATGCAATTAGCGCATTGACCCTTTTTTTTTCTATTGCTAAATCTCCTGCCAATCCATGAATATAAACTCCAATAATTGATGATGATACTGGATTGTACCCTTGACCTAATAACGATGTAATAACACCAGTTAGTACATCGCCACTACCTGCGGTTGCTATTCCAGGATTTCCCGTTGAGTTGAAATAGATATTTCCATCGGGGCAAACTATTTGCGTATATGCACCTTTTAGCACAATAATGATTCTATTTTCTTTTGCTTTATCAAGAGCCATCTTGAGCCGTTGAAAGCCCGATGTAGATTTCCCAAACAGCCTATCGAATTCTCCGGGATGAGGTGTTATTACAGTGTTTTCTGGTAATAATCTGATAAACTCTGGATTATCTGCTAAAATATTCAGCCCATCGGCATCAATTAGTAATGGTGCTTTTACGTTTTCTAAAAGATTTTTCAGCCCATTAACGGTGATTCTGTCCTTGCCAATTCCTGGGCCAATTCCAATTGCGGAGTATTTTGATATTGAGCCTATTATTGAAAAGTGATGATCGTTTTCATCAACTTCAATCATCACTTCGGGGATTGATTGTTGCAGAATTGGATACCCAATTTTTGGAACATGAGCAGTTACTAATCCTGAACCTGAGGTAAGGCAGGCCGTTGAAGAAAGAACCGAAGTTCCCATCATTCCATAACTACCTGCAATAATCAGGCAATGCCCAAAGGTGCCTTTATGATCGAATCGGGTTCGTGGTTTGAGTATTGATGAAACCATTGCTTGATCAATGTAACTGTAAAGCGTTGTTAATGACTCAATAGCATCAACATTCAATCCAATTGGAAGTATCTTCCACTCGCCAACATACCTGGCATTTTCGGCAAAGAAGAAGCTGATTTTGGGAAATTGGAGTGTTAATGTAATGGAGGCTTTAATTGCAGGGTTAATGTTTGGAAATGGGTTTTCATCGCCAAAAAGTCCAGATGGAATATCAACAGAAATAATCTGCGCCCTAGAATCATTCAAATAATCAATAAGTTCCGATGTTAAACCCGAAAGTGGTCGCGCTAATCCTGAACCAAAAAGGGCATCAACAATAATGGTATTACTGTTTATTTTAGGGAAATTGCTTTTGTCCTTAATTACAATAGGTGTAACTATTTTTTGATTTTTAAGCCTTGCAAGATTGATAAGATAATCGGGAGAGTTATTGGCGGATTCAAAAGTATAAACCTCCACAATATAGCCTGAATCTATTAGCATACGAGCCAGTGCTAAGCCATCGCCCCCGTTATTACCCGGTCCTGCAAATATTGCAATTGTATTTACTGCGCTGATATTGCAAGCAAACCATCTGAATAAAGCATCAGCAGCTCTTTCCATAAGGTTTATGGGTGAAATGGGCTCTTTCTCAATCGTTAACCGATCGATATCACGTACTTGTGAGGTTAAGAATACTTTCATCTACAAATAAAATACATCTGAACAAATATAAGGTTTTTGATAGCAGAATCAATCTATTAAAACCAAATAAGCTTTATAACATTTAGCACATCACATCGATTGGTTTGTTTTTTTTTTATATTTACCAACTTTGAAAAAAAATGATTAAAAAATAACCTTCAAAAACAATTATCTATGTTAAAAAACCACCCTAAAGGACTACTTGTGGCGTTTTTCACTAATATGGGAGAACGCTTTGGGTTTTATACAATGATGGCCATTCTAGTAATGTTTCTGCAAGCACGATATGGACTTGACGCTGACTCTGCCGGAAGCATTTATTCATGGTTCTACTTTGCAATTTATGCCCTAGCCTTAGTTGGGGGGATGATAGCTGACTGGACAAAAAAATATAAGTCAGTAATATTTATAGGACAGGTTGTAATGTTTACTGGTTATTGCCTTATAGCAATTCCTGGATTGGAACTTTGGGTTTCAGTAACTGCCTTGTTAATAATTGCATTAGGTAATGGGCTATTCAAAGGAAATCTTCAAGCTGTTGTGGGTCAAATGTACGATGATGAAAAGTACAAAGGATTTCGCGATAGTGCTTTTATGATTTTCTATATGGGTATTAACATTGGCGCTTTCTTTGCTCCATTTGTTGCCAAGGGAATTAAAGAGTTTTGGCTAAAAACAAATGGGTATTTCGAAAATGCTAATCTTCCTTCACTTAGCCATCAGTATTTGAATGGGACTTTAAAAGATGTTGATCAGTTTCAGAACCTCGCAAATGCAGCGATTATACCAGATGGAGGAAAATCGGCTGCAGATTTAACTGTATTTGCCCACGATTATATCAAGGTTTTTTCAACTGGTTTCAACTATGCCTTTGGGATTGCTGCTGGAGCAATGATTCTTTCTCTGGTTATCTATTTAATTTTCAACAGGCTCTTACCTTCAAAACACAAACTTGCGCTTGCTGAAAAACAGAATAACAAAACGGTAGAAGCTGCACCAAGCATAAATTTGGCCAGCAATTTGAAATACATTATTATCTCCTTGGGTTTAATGGCTATAGTTGCCACACTGTTTCACGTTGCCGATAGCTATACTGATATTGGAGATATTAACTATAAATTAGGTTTAGCAGTAGGATTGTTCGTTGGTTTTGTTTCACTAATATTCCAGATTTCAACTAAGGAGGAAAAACCTCGTGTTGTGGCTCTAACATTGGTATTTATTGTTGTAATTTTCTTTTGGATGTCGTTTCACCAAAACGGACTCACCCTTACAATGTATGCCCGTGATTATACAACTCAATTTGTTGGACCATTCACCAACCTGTTTTTCAACATTTGGTCAATTCTCTCAGTAATTGCTGCTATTGCTGGTTCTGCAATGGTTTTCTTTACAAAACAGGTTAAAACTCGCATTATTGGTGCTGTAGGTTTTTTGGTTTTTGGTTTCCTTTGCTACTACTTTGCATCGCATAATAGTGCTTCCAATCCTATTTCACCCGAAGTATTCCAATCATTCAATCCTTTGTTTATAGTTGCGCTTACCCCGCTTGTAATGGGTATATTCAGCTGGTTAAGCAAACGGGGTCAAGAACCCTCATCACCACGTAAAATTGGTATTGGGATGATTATTGCAGCATTCGGTTTTGTATTGGTGCTAATTTCATCGTTGGGTTTGGTTGCACCAAAGGATTTGGCTGGTGCAGTTGAAGAATCAGGCAGAGTATCACCTTACTGGTTGATGAGCTCATACCTTATTTTAACTGTTGCTGAACTTTTCCTTAGCCCAATTGGATTATCATTTGTGGCTAAAGTTGCTCCTCCCCGATTCCAAGGGTTAATGCAAGGTGGTTGGCTGCTTGCAACCGCAATTGGTAATAAGTTCCTTTTTGTAGGAAGTTTATTATGGGGTAAAATAGAACTTTATATGCTTTGGGGTATATTCATTATTTGCTGTATTGTGGCTGCCCTATTTATATTCTCTATTATGAAAAGACTTGAATCTACTACAAAATAGAGCTTGCTATTATTTAATCTAAAACCACTCTTCGGGGTGGTTTTTTTTGTACCTTAACGCAAATTTAAACTGATAATGAAAACGTTTACGCTGAAAGAGGAGTACATTCAACTTGATAAGCTGCTAAAATCCGTAAAACTCGCTAATTCTGGTGGTATTGCCCACATGCTTGTGGATGATGGTTTGGTGAAGGTTAATGGGTTTGTTGAAAGTAGGAGACGGGCAAAGATAAGGGTTGGTGATACTATTGATGTGCAGGGGAGTAAGGTGATTGTTGTGGCTGATGATGAGGTGGGGGATTAGGAACGTAAACCCCAACCCCTTAAATTAAGGGGCTATAACAGGGTATCTGATTTTGGCCTTTTGTGTGATTAAGGTTAAAGCCCTATTTATCAGTTGTATGAAATTTTTATATGCAAATTATCGCAAAATGCGATATAATAAACTTGGGTGTTTCATGTTTGTGGCCAGTTTGTTTATTGTTAGCATGTTACCTTAAATATATAACCCTATGAAAACGAAATTAGTAGTACTTTTTATTGCCATTGCATTGGTTGTTGGGTGTAGGTCCAAAAGCGAATATAATAAAGCTATAATGGCTGAACGTGAAAATTTTAGCCAGGGTGATAACTTGATACAAGCACCTCCTCCCCCACCATCGCCAAGCGAATCTGCTCAAACAAAAGTGGATGTTGAGAAAAAGATTATTAAAACGGCATATCTCAATATGGAGGTTTTGGATTATAGTAGTAGCAGGAAGCTGATAGATAGCGCTCTTAAGCATTTTAACGCTTGCATTGTAAATGAAAATCTACAGAATACTGAGTATCAAATTGGCAATAGCATTAATATTAAGGTACCTGCAAATCAGTTTGAAATGCTACTTGCAAACCTTGCTAAGCTAGCCAAAAAGGTTGATTCACAGAATATCGAAACGCGGGATGTAACTGAGGAGTATATTGATGTTCAAACAAGGCTTAATAATGGCAAAAAGGTTGAGCAAACGTATCTTAAACTTTTGAGGAAAACCAATTCCATTGAGGATATTCTTAAGATTGAGCAGAAACTGGGCGAGATTAGAACCGATATTGAATCCACTGAGGGAAGGTTAAAGTATCTGAACCATCAGGTTAGCTACAGCTCAATTAACCTAAATGTTTACCAAACATTGGAGTTTAAGTATAACCCCGAAAAACTACCCAACTTTTTCCAACGATTGAAAAAGGCGGTGAGTCTTGGCTGGAATGGAATTGTGGTATTCTTCCTTTTCCTAATAGGAATCTGGCCTCTATGGATTCTTGCAGTGGTTGGGTATTACTTATGGAGGTATATTGTTAGGTATAGGAGAGGACGGAAAAAGGGTGAAAAGCGCAGGCGTAAACTGCAAAAGAAGATGCAGCACAATGACGATAATCAAGGGAAGTAAAGGAATATGAAGGGAGCCAAACGGCTCCCTTTGTTTTTGGAGTTAGGGGAGATTGAATAAAGTAACTATCCATATTATGAGGCAATTGTATTTTGATGATTGCTAATTATTTAGTAAGTTTGAGAATAACCAACACCTTTGGCGGGGTTATAAACGAATCATGCAACAAACTATAACTATTGGGCAGATAAATGATTACATTTGATAGTGTTTTAACTTAAAAAAATATTACAATATGGCAACTCTTCCTCCAAAAGTTCAAACTCGACTAGCAAGCGGCTTGAAAAAATTTCAATCAATTGTATCTGCTGCTAGAACCAAAGACATTAATGAATCGGATACAGTTGTAATAATTACAGATATGCTTTCCGACCTTTTTGGATACGACAAATATTCTGAAATTACTTCTGAACAGGCAGTAAAGAAGACATTTTGTGATTTAGCTATCAAAATTGATGGAAAAGTTCGGTTTATTATTGAAGTTAAAGCAGCAGGATTAGACTTGAAAGAAGACCATATAAGGCAAGCCGTTGATTATGGTTCAAATGCAGGAGTAGATTGGGTTATACTTACAAATGGAAGCGTTTGGAAAGTTTTTAAAATTATATTTGGAAAACCTGTAAGTAATGAATTAGTTTATGAATTCGATTTTACTCAATTGAATGTAAAAAAAGATAACGACCTTGAACTTCTATATTATGTTTGCAAGGAAAGTTTAGGGAAATCCGTATTAGCTGATTTTCATTTGCAGAAACAAACATTTAGCAAATTCTTTGTTGGTCAATTAATTATTTCCGAACCCATAATTGACTCTATTAGGAAGATCATGAAAAAACTCTACCCCGAGGTAAAGGTTTCAAACGAAGAGATTTGTTCCTTAATAGAAAACGAAGTTCTTAAGAGAGAAGTAATCGATGGCGAAAAAGCCGAAGAAGCCAAAAAGAAAATTAATAAAGCATTTAAGTCTTTAGCAAAAGAAACTATTGCAAAGTCAGAAAGTACAACATTATAAAATGCAAATTTTATAATCAAGTAGCCTACTAATAAGAAGCACAGAGCCTTTCGGAGTTCCACTCACACCAATGAATACTGATTTTAGGTATTGGTGGATAACTTCACAACGTCCCAAACCATGGAAACGATACAGGAAAGTAAGGTCGTTTCACAATCGTATCAAATAGGCTTATATCGTATCAGAGTAATCGAATAAAAACGAATCATATCGTATCGTTTTATGGGTTATTTTGAATTTTTACCATTCAAAGCACTCATCGAGTAGACAGCCGATAGGCACTGAGCCTATAGGAAAGCCTTTCATACCACTGAATACCGATTCTCATGTATACTAAATTAAGCCATCAACCCCATACGCTTTCAGCTATATTATATAGAATATTCCGATACTATTGCTCAGGTAATACGTTCTCCAAGCTATGTATTAGTCAAAATATCATTAACTATTGATATTTTGTTTGGTATTATGAATGAGGTGGTATTCTATTAAATGCAAGGCAACCTCAAAATCAAATTATTTTTATAATTTTTTATTTAGTTTGAAAATAAAGTACACCTTTGGTGTGGTTATAAACAAATTAGGCAACAGTATAAAAAACCACGAAAAATTATAGACTTGTACGCATAAAATGAAAAACCTTATGGATAATTCAAGTAAAGTAAAACTAAATCCCAGAAAAGTATTCTGGAAATGTGGATCTTGTACTCATGCCATGTTTCATTTACTGAATCATGAATTTGATAATCATAAAGAAAATGAGGAGAAAGCATCTTTCTTATTAGCAGGTGGGATAGCCCAGAAAGGTCATCAATGCGGAATGCTATGGGGTGGTGCATTGGCAATTGGAACCGAATCATACCGCAGATATAATGAAAAAAGCGAAGCAATTGCTGCTGCAATTATTGCATCTCAATATCTTGTGGATTCATTTCATAAGCGAACTCAAACCGTCAATTGTCGAGACATATCAAAAGTTGATTGGGAAAACAAAGTAGATTTTGCTATTTACGTAGTAAAAGCAATTATGCAAGGTTTTGTATATGGTACGTGTTTCAATCTTATTGTAAAATGGACACCTGAAGCAATTCAGGCAGCCAATAAGGGGCTGTCTGAAAAAACAATTCATAGCAAACCATGTATGAGCTGTGCAACTGAGGTTGTTCAAAGAATGGGGGCAAGTGACGAAGAGGCTATTATGGTAGCAGGTTTTGCGGGAGGCATTGGTTTAAGCGGAAATGCATGTGGGGCATTAAGTGCAGTAATTTGGTATAAGATGCTTGATTGGGGTAAAAAAAATCCTGGTAAAACACTAACCTTGATTAATAATCCGGATGCAAAAAGTATATTAAGAGCCTTTTTTATTCAAACTGACTCAGAGATGTTATGCAGTAAGATAAGTGGAAAACAATTTCAATCAATTGATGACCACTCAGAATATTTAAGAAGTGGTGGTTGCGAGAAGTTAATTGATGCACTTGCAAAAGTATAATAAATATGGGAATAGTTTCTTTTGAACAGTTAAGACATCTTTTTCGCTTTAAAAGACAAGTTTATCTCGATAACAATGCAACTACATGCATTAGTAATCCTGTGAGAAAAACGATGAATCGAATAATGAAATATTATTGGGGCAATCCCTCATCGGCTTATCACATAGGAAGAATGTCTTCGCATATCATTGAGAAGGCTCGTAAACAAGTTGCCGAAGCCATTCATGCCCATTCACATGAGATATATTTTACAGGCTGTGCCACAGAATCAAACAATGCAGTATTAATATCGTTGAGTAATCATTTCTATCCTAAAAAGAAGAAAATTATTTCAACACCCATTGAACACCCTTCGATAAAAAATACATTAGAATTTTTGAAAACGCAAGGAATTGTTGTTCAATATTGTCCAGTAGATAATTATGGTTTTGTTTCTCTTAAAGAGTTAGAAAATCTAATTGATGAAGATACATTTTTAATATGCTGTATTTTGGCGAATAACGAGATTGGAACAATTCAAAATGTTAAAGGAATTAGCGCACTCGCAAAATCACATAATATTCTTGTATTATCTGATTGCGTTCAAGCATTTGGCAAGATTCCTGTTAATGTAAAGGAATTAGGAGTTGATTATGCCACATTTTCAGCACATAAACTTTATGGACCTAAGGGAATTGGAGCATTATATGCAAAAATAAGTAGCCCGCTTGAGCCTTTTATTCATGGTGGACATCAGGAAGAAGGAATGCGTGCTGGAACAGAATCGGTTCACAATATTGCAGGTTTTGGCACAGCTTGTAAGGATGTTAAAAATCTTATATCCTATTCTGAAAAAACAAGATTGCTAAAAGAACAATTTATAAAACATCTGAAAGTTATTAAATCAGATATAATTATTAATTCACCAAAAAACGATTGTTTACCAAATACAATCAGTGTTACTTTCCCTAATTTAAATAGCAGTGAATTAATGATGATGTTGGATTATTACGGAGTTTCTGTTTCATCAGGTTCGGCATGCAGTACTCAATTAAATGAACCTTCGCATGTTTTAAAGGCGATTGGATTATCCGATAAAGCAGCCGCTGAAACTATTCGTATCAGTTTTGGTAAAAACACCTCAGAGAGAGATCTTAGATATACAATAAAAGTAATAGATAATTATCTGAAAAGTGAAGTGAGATAGCACAATAAATTGATATCAATCATCAAATGTCGTTGCCTTCTAAGTATGTTATAGTCTCAAAGCCTATTTGAGAACCCAGTACAACTAATAATTTAGTAGCACAAGAGATAGTATAGCATAATAGAATCCAATACTAGCATGGCAGAAACACTAAAAAAACATTTCACCATTGGTTGTTGTGGAATTGATTGTGGGCTATGCCCTCGATTTCATACAAAAGGTGATTCTATTTGTCCGGGATGTGGCGGGCTAAATTTTAAAGAAAAGCACCCCTCATGCGGATTCCTAACTTGTTGCGTAGCAAAGAAAGGGTTGGAGGTTTGCTCGGAGTGTAATGAATATCCTTGTAAGCGTTTCGATTCAGAAAAAGGTGGGTACGATTCATTTGTAACTCATAGTAAAGTATTTACAAATCTTGATTTTATAAAACATCACGGGATAGATTCTTTTATCGATCATCAAATGAGACGAATAACAATATTG
The sequence above is a segment of the Bacteroidales bacterium genome. Coding sequences within it:
- a CDS encoding restriction endonuclease subunit R, encoding MATLPPKVQTRLASGLKKFQSIVSAARTKDINESDTVVIITDMLSDLFGYDKYSEITSEQAVKKTFCDLAIKIDGKVRFIIEVKAAGLDLKEDHIRQAVDYGSNAGVDWVILTNGSVWKVFKIIFGKPVSNELVYEFDFTQLNVKKDNDLELLYYVCKESLGKSVLADFHLQKQTFSKFFVGQLIISEPIIDSIRKIMKKLYPEVKVSNEEICSLIENEVLKREVIDGEKAEEAKKKINKAFKSLAKETIAKSESTTL
- a CDS encoding cysteine desulfurase, whose translation is MGIVSFEQLRHLFRFKRQVYLDNNATTCISNPVRKTMNRIMKYYWGNPSSAYHIGRMSSHIIEKARKQVAEAIHAHSHEIYFTGCATESNNAVLISLSNHFYPKKKKIISTPIEHPSIKNTLEFLKTQGIVVQYCPVDNYGFVSLKELENLIDEDTFLICCILANNEIGTIQNVKGISALAKSHNILVLSDCVQAFGKIPVNVKELGVDYATFSAHKLYGPKGIGALYAKISSPLEPFIHGGHQEEGMRAGTESVHNIAGFGTACKDVKNLISYSEKTRLLKEQFIKHLKVIKSDIIINSPKNDCLPNTISVTFPNLNSSELMMMLDYYGVSVSSGSACSTQLNEPSHVLKAIGLSDKAAAETIRISFGKNTSERDLRYTIKVIDNYLKSEVR
- a CDS encoding DUF3795 domain-containing protein — translated: MAETLKKHFTIGCCGIDCGLCPRFHTKGDSICPGCGGLNFKEKHPSCGFLTCCVAKKGLEVCSECNEYPCKRFDSEKGGYDSFVTHSKVFTNLDFIKHHGIDSFIDHQMRRITILNELISSFDDGRSKNFFCLSCALLPLDKLNEVFEYIETLDKSMELKEKNRRMKDKTQEIAASLNIELKLNKKK